A window from Amblyomma americanum isolate KBUSLIRL-KWMA chromosome 7, ASM5285725v1, whole genome shotgun sequence encodes these proteins:
- the LOC144098100 gene encoding uncharacterized protein LOC144098100, whose translation MRATETASREASTLSEERGVAAKFLVHKLFSPGPDGDRDLSAVSRQHERSPHSVGRLRGRLIIRICTGNRRLRRRGPHVLRLGARKTVVSMVSGKDQKVNISLENLRPVRGAFFEKALDVASGLSTSKSFAVPPHFGSP comes from the exons ATGCGA GCCACAGAAACTGCAAGTCGCGAGGCAAGTACGCTCAGTGAGGAAAGGGGAGTTGCTGCCAAGTTCCTGGTCCACAAACTCTTCTCGCCGGGTCCGGACGGCGATCGCGACTTGTCTGCTGTAAGCCGCCAGCATGAAAGGAGCCCGCATTCTGTGGGCCGTCTGCGTGGTCGTCTCATTATCAGAATTTGCACAGGCAACCGA CGACTGCGCCGTCGTGGCCCCCATGTGCTGCGATTGGGCGCCAGGAAGACCGTGGTGTCCATGGTGAGCGGCAAAGACCAGAAAGTGAACATCTCGCTCGAAAACCTTCGTCCCGTGCGCGGTGCCTTTTTTGAGAAGGCTTTGGACGTGGCTTCAG GTTTGTCAACCAGCAAATCATTCGCGGTTCCGCCTCATTTCGGTTCTCCGTAA